TTAATATAACGGTATACAATGTGAAGGTGTAACTGTAGTTTATAAACATGTAGATTTCCTACTATTTTATAGGACATAATTTGTTTCTCAATATAGAAATGTTAAATTTCCATGTTTATCTCTCCCTTGTATCTTAtattgtttctttgttatttcagATTAACGGATGAAATTGGCATAAAAGAACTTTTTTACGTTGGATATATCTTCTATATTTATCATCTCTTGAAGATTAAGGAGAATGTTATACAGAAGAGATATAAACCTTGTACGATAAATCTATGGCAGAATGAAATACTGTGAAATACTTGCTCTCAACTGAGATTAACAGTAGCATTTCTCTATGTCCTGTCTGATGTGTTTGAATTCTAAGTAAACTTGGATGAATTTCAAAGAGTTCTGAAGATATTTAGATTTCAGTGAAGATTACAGCTGAAAGCAGTGGAAATACTTGTAAGCAATAAATGGCAACTAGAAGAAAAATCAAAGTATACACTGTGGTGGCAAAGATAGATAAAGGAAAAGTTTAACACGGTGAAAACTTTAAGGATTTGGTCTATTTTTGTCACTTGAAGAGATGTCAAAAAATAGACAGAAATCATCTTATCATTGTGGTGTATGTGGTAAAATATTCTCTGCAAAAAATGTTTTGACTAAACACCAACACGTTCATGCAGGAGAGAAGTCATTTAACTGTGAagcttgtggtaaatcattctctcaaattgATAAGCTGAGGtctcacaaatgtattcatacaagagaaaagccatttcactgtgatatttgtggtaaatcattcaggaCAAGTAGTCATGTAACtatacacaagcgtattcatacaggagagaaaccatttcactgtgatgttTGTGGAAATTCTTTCTCTCAAAATGGTATTTTAACtagacacaagcgtattcatacaggagagaagccatattcctGTGACACCTGTGGCAAATCCTTCTCTCATAGTAATGTTCTGATtaatcacaagcgtattcatacaggggagaaaccatattgctgtgacgtctgtggtaaatcattctcacaaaatagtaCGTTAATGAAACatgaacgtattcatacaggggagaagccatatcactgtgatatctgtggtaactcATTCTCTGTAAGTTGTAGTTTAACTACtcataaacgtgttcatacaggagagaagccatttcactgcgatatctgtggtaaattctGCTCAACTGCGAGTCAAATAAGTTTtcatagacgtattcatacaggagagaaaccatatcgctgtgaaatctgtggtaaatcattctatcgAAATTCTTTGTTAActttacacaaacgtattcatacaggagagaaaccatttcattgtgacgtctgtggtaaatcattctctgtatgtaatgccttaactactcacaagcgtattcatacaggagagaagccatatcactgtgatatctgtggtaaatcattctctaaccgTAATATCTTAATTTGTcatacacgtattcatacagggaagaagccctatcattgtgatatttgtgataaatacTTCTCACAAAATAGTACCTTAGCTAAacacagacgtatacacacaGGTGAAAGACCATTTCAGTGTCATatttgtggaaaatcattctctcgaatgGATCACTTagttaaacacaaacgtattcatacaggggagcgaccatttcactgtgatgtttgtggtaagTCATTTCTTGCAAGTAGTgctttaactactcacaaacatattcatacaggagagaagccatatcactgtgatatctgtggcaaatcgttTTCTGGAAGTAGTGagttgactaaacacaaacgtattcatactggagaaaagccataccactgtgatatctgtggtaaatctttctctgtaaGTAATGCCTTAACtgttcacaagcgtattcatacaggagagaagccatatcactgtgacgtTTGTGGTAAAACTTTCTCAGTAAGTAATGCATTAAggagtcacaaacgtattcatacagggcagaagccatatcattgtgatatctgtgataaaagcTTCTCACAAAATAAcaccttaactaaacacaaacgtgtacatacaggagagaaaccttttcAGTGTCATGTTTGTGACAAATCATTTTCTCGAATAGATCATGTCattaaacacaagcgtattcatacaggagagaaaccctttcagtgtgatgtttgtggtaaatcctttGCAACAGGTGGTtccttaacttctcacaaacgtatccatactggggagaagccatatcattgtgatatctgtggtaaatcattttctggaagTAGTGAGTTAACTACTCACAAGCgtagtcatacaggagagaagccatatcattgtgatatttgtggtaaatcattctcttactgTAATGTCTTCATTTATCACAAACGtagtcatacaggtgagaagccatatcagtgtgatatctgtggtaaatccttctctcaaagTGGTaatttgactaaacacaaacgtatccataGAGAATAACCATTTCACTGTAATATGTGTGGTAAATTAATCACCCAAAAATGTATCTTGGCTTCACATGTATCTATCCATACAAATGTGACTAGCATTGTCAAAATTCATTACATTTTACAACagcaaacaatattttaaaaccattttccATTATAAATCATGGATTCACATTATGCACTGAGAAGTAATCCAcgacaataattatatatatggttcTGTTTTTGAAGTAATGTTCTTTAAACTGATGCACTTTCTTATGTCAACCCTTGCAGTGGTGTCTTACCTTggatacacatattttatatggaCATGTGCTATTTTTTTTCAAGttcaatgtatgtatgaaataactCATATAACCATAAATGTATTTGTGGAAGGAAGATATTGCATAATGATAACAAGTGGTTAtgactatattttatattactgCAGCTATATCTCTTCATTggttatgtaatatattattgtgatattttcaataaaagtatattcatatatattctgtgtaacatattatacaaatattttttttattgttattgtttttcagtGTTCAGTGAAAAAATATGTTTAACCCtctagtgttcagattattctatcaaacataatgcttattgattctcattgatttgaattaatcatgcattatctcatatcttcaagatcttgatggtgtaattacttaatgtagaataacattgtagggtaggtgtgagagcctggatctggtcagtttgaacataaaacagattaaatattttggccggatatggccggtttaaatactaaagggttaaagttcccTAAAGATGTGGAGACATGATACATAACATATTTTCATGACTCCTAACATTGTATTTTGCAGGAGAAAATATATGtttgagaaaaataaacaaacaaaatataaattgcaCCAGCACTAATCATTGATATGGTTAataagagacctattgagtcaagtcaacatcaacatcaaaataaatatcaaagcaccatccgaacgtggccgatgccagcgctgcctcgactggcttctgtgccggtggaacgtaaaaagcaccaaccaattgtggccgctgccagcctccccaggcacctgtgctggtggcacataaaaagcacccactacactcacggagtggttggcgttaggaagggcatccaactgtagaaacactgccaaatcagagtggagcctggtgcagcctcctggcttccagaccccggtcgaaccgtccaacccttgctagcacggaaaacggacgttaaatgatgatgatgatgaataacactGGTCTGCATTTgggaatttttaaatttttatttttgttgatggATGTGATCTGTATTCTTGAATTGCTGATTTTAAATATCAAAGCTATTTTGCGCTATCACATAaggattttcaataaaatataaattaatgataaaaaatgtgaatttttaataaattattactttattaaaATGAACCAAATAGTCATGGAAAAGCATGTTCTattaattttaagaacatatgtatTCCAAGTCaacatcggatcttttcggtttgaacggcagttttttaaaataatttccacgtaactaaacacttttaaacttcgtatactggtagaatgtgtcacataaaacatctttttctcttggctttattgagaaaattctatagtttttaagatacttgttgttgtttttcttcaatttctgtaatttcaaccaatcaatgacgtctattgaggtgaaaacattctgtgccatatgaatatgtccctcgtttaagaaacagattggcttcatttacatttctgaagaaaaaaagatacccttcccccacccctatccctaaccctaaaacagattgaaatgtaatagatcgatactagggtcttAATTATggctgacaatttcatatgacaccgctagaaaaaactgccgttcaaactgaaaagatcttcAACATGAAATGATTCATGTTTACCATGAATCATCAAAATTCTGCTTCATGATGTTGGTACCAACTGAATGTTTCAGGAACTAGAAGCTTGTATTCCTTCAGTCTAGAGCCAAGTAACTGTGCACATTCTTTTGGAAGGTTGAGGTCTCTGACAAAGTCACTTCGTTGAAGAGATTGAAATTGTCATTTGTTGGTGGTTTATTGTGTACTTCCATCTCATTAGTATCACCAGCACCAGACTTTGATGAAATTACCCATGTCTCAAGTGCCACAGGTACGGGAATATTATCTGAGTATGGAACAGGCCTTATTATTGATGGAAAATTTGGGTATATTATGTGATCCTTAGTCTTATTTAATCCAGCTACTTTAGTCATATAGAAGCAGCAGTCATCAAGGTGGTTCATTTGCTCTCACCATACCATTGGTATTACAGAGAGCATACGTTTCAGATTTCAAACTGACCACATTTGGAGCTTACTAATACAACTCTTGCAAGCTTTGTGAGGTACAAATAGCTTGTCCTGGTCTCCACATTTGCAGCCAAAATAAGCTAAATAGCAGCACTTCAACAAAGGAGTAATATTGCTCCAGGAATCTGAAGGTGTGAAATGCTTGTCATAGCAGAATATGTCTGGTGAATTTATGCAGCCTCTAGACACATTCACAATCTGACAATAAAGAAGAATATTTTAGATTCAATATTTAAGTCTATATAAGGTAAACATTTTCATAGGTCATACActtcatcatttatttatataaaaagagaaaagtacTGTTTCTATATAACTTGAGAACCTGATGTGCTAAAGATGAAACTATGAATTActgcttttcatatatatttcacaaaagaTACCATACAGTCAATAAAAAAAGTCATGCACACCAGAATAATTCAGTTTGGACATGTGTAAAGTGTATTACAATAAACATTGACGTCTAGGGAATTTTCTTTATCACTAGAATCATAACTTCACTAAACGTAACTCATCAAtctcgaaagcatgaaaggcaatgtcgaccatGGCACTAGCTGACGGTTAATATTCTCCACACTAACAATACTGCGGCCATTACCAATTGGGAGCAGCT
This DNA window, taken from Octopus sinensis linkage group LG4, ASM634580v1, whole genome shotgun sequence, encodes the following:
- the LOC115210328 gene encoding zinc finger protein 271-like produces the protein MSKNRQKSSYHCGVCGKIFSAKNVLTKHQHVHAGEKSFNCEACGKSFSQIDKLRSHKCIHTREKPFHCDICGKSFRTSSHVTIHKRIHTGEKPFHCDVCGNSFSQNGILTRHKRIHTGEKPYSCDTCGKSFSHSNVLINHKRIHTGEKPYCCDVCGKSFSQNSTLMKHERIHTGEKPYHCDICGNSFSVSCSLTTHKRIHTGEKPYHCDICGKSFSVSNALTVHKRIHTGEKPYHCDVCGKTFSVSNALRSHKRIHTGQKPYHCDICDKSFSQNNTLTKHKRVHTGEKPFQCHVCDKSFSRIDHVIKHKRIHTGEKPFQCDVCGKSFATGGSLTSHKRIHTGEKPYHCDICGKSFSGSSELTTHKRSHTGEKPYHCDICGKSFSYCNVFIYHKRSHTGEKPYQCDICGKSFSQSGNLTKHKRIHRE